The Aminithiophilus ramosus genome contains a region encoding:
- the argS gene encoding arginine--tRNA ligase — protein MINIEETVRSLTERALRKVAAERGRNLPDVLPIMLERPRREGQGDWACNVAMQVAKAMGTNPREIAQAVVDRLDLEGGYLEKAEVAGPGFINFFLSPLWASEVIAEVRRQGEAYGHGLSGKGRKVQVEFVSANPTGPLHVGHGRGAVVGDVTANILAAAGWEVEREYYINDAGLQMTLLGKSVQSRYFELLGRPEGAPMIEDGYKGDYIYDLARELIERDGPVHLDEPVEVSLPLFQVYASDAILAMIRRDLADFGVHHDVWFSEKSLYDTGAVKAAEAFLKERDQAYEQDGATWFRATRYGDAKDRVLFRSNGVATYFMSDIAYHKNKYDRGFDLVIDVWGADHHGYVPRMTAAVQSLGRKAEDLRILLIQFVNLLRGGEQVSMSTRSGQFITLRDVIDEVGVDASRYFFVMRSCDSHLDFDLALAKEASNDNPVFYVQYAHARIHSVFREALGRGIVLPDAFVDLSILGAPEEQALIRKLAAFPDELAKAAEELAPHRVTFFLYDLASLFHSFYNAHRVLDAEPSLCLARLALLDATRVVLANALALLGIQAPQNM, from the coding sequence TTGATCAACATTGAAGAGACGGTGCGCTCCCTGACGGAGCGGGCGCTGCGAAAGGTGGCCGCCGAGAGGGGACGGAATCTCCCCGATGTCTTGCCCATCATGCTCGAACGCCCCCGCAGGGAGGGACAGGGCGATTGGGCCTGCAACGTGGCCATGCAGGTGGCCAAGGCCATGGGAACCAACCCCCGCGAGATTGCCCAGGCCGTCGTCGATCGGCTCGATCTGGAGGGCGGCTATCTGGAGAAGGCCGAAGTGGCCGGCCCGGGCTTCATCAACTTCTTCCTCTCTCCTCTTTGGGCCTCGGAGGTCATCGCCGAGGTCCGCCGGCAGGGGGAGGCCTATGGTCACGGCCTTTCCGGCAAGGGGCGCAAGGTCCAGGTCGAATTTGTGTCGGCCAACCCCACCGGTCCCCTTCACGTCGGCCACGGCAGAGGAGCCGTCGTCGGCGACGTGACGGCCAACATCCTGGCCGCCGCAGGATGGGAGGTGGAGCGGGAGTACTACATCAACGACGCCGGCCTCCAGATGACTCTCCTTGGCAAATCGGTCCAGAGCCGCTACTTCGAGCTTCTCGGCAGGCCCGAAGGGGCTCCCATGATCGAAGACGGCTACAAGGGCGACTACATTTACGATCTGGCCCGGGAGCTCATCGAGCGCGACGGCCCCGTTCACCTCGACGAGCCCGTCGAGGTGAGCCTCCCCCTCTTCCAGGTCTACGCCTCCGACGCCATCCTGGCCATGATCCGACGCGACCTGGCCGATTTCGGCGTCCACCACGACGTCTGGTTCTCCGAAAAGAGCCTTTACGACACGGGAGCCGTCAAGGCGGCCGAGGCCTTCCTTAAAGAGCGCGACCAGGCCTACGAACAGGACGGGGCCACCTGGTTCCGTGCCACGCGCTACGGCGACGCCAAGGACCGGGTCCTCTTCCGGAGCAACGGCGTCGCCACCTATTTCATGTCCGACATCGCCTATCACAAGAACAAATACGACCGGGGCTTCGATCTCGTCATCGACGTCTGGGGGGCCGACCATCACGGCTACGTTCCCCGCATGACGGCCGCCGTTCAGTCCCTGGGCCGGAAGGCCGAAGACCTGCGGATCCTCCTCATTCAGTTCGTCAACCTCCTCCGCGGAGGAGAGCAGGTCTCCATGTCGACGCGATCGGGACAGTTCATCACCCTTCGCGACGTCATCGACGAGGTGGGCGTCGACGCCTCGCGCTACTTCTTCGTCATGCGCAGCTGCGACAGTCACCTCGACTTCGACCTGGCCCTGGCCAAGGAGGCTTCCAACGACAATCCCGTCTTCTACGTCCAGTACGCCCACGCCCGGATCCACAGCGTCTTCCGTGAGGCCCTGGGCAGGGGAATCGTCCTTCCCGATGCCTTCGTCGACCTGTCCATCCTCGGGGCGCCGGAGGAGCAGGCCCTGATCCGCAAGCTGGCGGCCTTCCCCGATGAACTGGCCAAGGCCGCCGAGGAGCTGGCCCCTCACCGCGTCACCTTCTTCCTCTACGATCTGGCCTCTCTTTTCCACAGCTTCTACAACGCCCATCGCGTCCTCGACGCCGAGCCTTCCCTCTGCCTGGCCCGGCTGGCCCTTCTCGACGCGACGCGCGTCGTCTTGGCCAACGCCCTGGCCCTTCTGGGAATCCAGGCTCCCCAGAACATGTGA
- the secA gene encoding preprotein translocase subunit SecA, with product MFQSLKKALGLDPNDRVLKRYSGLVERVNALEATMEPLPDDELAALGGAFRSRHEAGESLDDLLPEVFAAVREASRRVMAMRHFDVQLMGAMALHEGKIAEMRTGEGKTLVATLAVALNALSGKGVHLVTVNDYLARRDAQWMGPLYRFFGLSVGVIYAFMPPEERTAAYRCDITYGTNSEFGFDYLRDNMTIHPSQLVQREPNFCIVDEVDSILIDEARTPLIISGPSEDSTEPYRTADQVARRLRKGDDFEVDEKERNVALTEEGMARCQEMLHLDDLFSDMAHSQLAHKILQALKAHNLFQRDVHYVDKDGEIVIVDEFTGRLMFGRRFSDGLHQAIEAKERVRIGRENQTLATITLQNYFRMYRKLAGMTGTAATEAEEFKEIYGLDVVIVPTNRPCVRVDHSDVIYRTRTEKFAAAADEVAELHEKGCPVLVGTTSIESSERMSRLLKARKVPHEVLNAKQHEREAAIVAQAGAYGAVTVATNMAGRGTDIVLGGNADFRAREEAGRRGLDVGDAGVFEPLREEMGRLCEEDRRKVLEVGGLQIIGTERHEARRIDNQLRGRGGRQGDPGGSRFYLSLEDDLLRLFGSDRIQGLMGKLGMEEGEAIEHPLLTRSIESAQKKVEEMHFDIRRQLLMYDNVMNQQREAVYGERRTILFDGEIVDHTRQIVVGVLSSILDRAFPEESDADPASARLRIKGLFGPGLDRHLEGVISRDLLPAAREAMTEELRRRFEAKVEELGKETAEQLFRFITLNVLDSHWKEHLLAMDELRRGIGLRAIGQKDPLVEYQFESYNLFQEMLDRVRYSVADLALRVSVVREETRRRSPEGLHEGRALSVPLRTADQEAADRAGHTEAREPVRRGPKVGRNAPCPCGSGRKYKHCCGRNE from the coding sequence ATGTTCCAATCCCTGAAGAAAGCTCTGGGGCTCGATCCCAACGATCGGGTCCTGAAACGGTACAGCGGGCTTGTCGAACGCGTCAACGCCCTCGAGGCGACGATGGAGCCCCTTCCCGACGACGAACTGGCCGCCCTCGGCGGCGCCTTCCGATCCCGCCACGAGGCGGGAGAGAGCCTGGACGACCTTCTGCCCGAGGTCTTCGCCGCCGTCCGCGAGGCCTCGCGGCGCGTCATGGCCATGCGTCATTTCGACGTGCAGCTCATGGGGGCCATGGCCCTCCACGAGGGGAAGATCGCCGAGATGCGCACCGGCGAGGGCAAGACCCTCGTGGCGACTCTGGCCGTGGCCCTCAACGCCCTCTCCGGCAAAGGGGTCCATCTCGTCACCGTCAACGACTACCTGGCCCGACGCGACGCCCAGTGGATGGGGCCCCTCTACCGTTTCTTCGGCCTCTCCGTGGGCGTCATCTATGCCTTCATGCCCCCCGAGGAACGGACGGCGGCCTATCGCTGCGACATCACCTACGGAACCAACAGCGAGTTCGGCTTCGACTACCTCCGCGACAACATGACGATCCATCCCAGCCAGCTCGTCCAGAGGGAGCCCAATTTCTGCATCGTCGACGAGGTGGACTCGATCCTCATCGACGAGGCCCGGACGCCTCTCATCATCTCCGGCCCCTCGGAGGACTCGACGGAGCCCTACCGGACGGCCGATCAGGTGGCCCGCAGGCTGAGAAAGGGCGACGATTTCGAAGTCGACGAGAAGGAGCGCAACGTGGCTCTCACCGAGGAGGGGATGGCCCGCTGCCAGGAGATGCTCCACCTCGACGACCTCTTCTCCGACATGGCCCATTCCCAGTTGGCCCACAAGATCCTTCAGGCCCTGAAGGCCCACAACCTTTTTCAGCGCGACGTCCACTACGTCGACAAGGACGGCGAGATCGTCATCGTCGACGAGTTCACGGGACGGCTCATGTTCGGGAGGCGCTTCTCCGATGGCCTCCATCAGGCCATCGAGGCCAAGGAGCGCGTCCGCATCGGGAGAGAAAATCAGACCCTGGCCACCATCACGCTCCAGAACTACTTCCGCATGTACCGCAAGCTGGCGGGCATGACGGGCACGGCCGCCACCGAGGCCGAGGAGTTCAAGGAGATCTACGGTCTCGACGTCGTCATCGTCCCCACCAACAGGCCCTGCGTCCGCGTCGACCACTCCGACGTGATCTACAGGACCAGGACGGAGAAGTTCGCCGCCGCCGCCGACGAGGTGGCCGAGCTCCACGAAAAAGGCTGTCCCGTTCTCGTCGGCACGACCTCCATCGAGAGTTCGGAGCGGATGAGCCGTCTTCTCAAGGCACGCAAGGTTCCCCACGAAGTGCTCAACGCCAAGCAGCACGAACGGGAGGCGGCCATCGTGGCGCAGGCCGGAGCCTACGGTGCCGTCACGGTGGCCACCAACATGGCCGGCCGGGGGACGGATATCGTCCTGGGCGGCAACGCCGATTTCCGGGCCCGCGAGGAGGCCGGACGTCGCGGGCTCGACGTCGGCGACGCAGGGGTCTTCGAACCCCTCAGGGAGGAGATGGGCCGCCTCTGCGAGGAGGATAGGCGAAAGGTCCTCGAGGTGGGGGGGCTCCAGATCATCGGCACCGAGCGTCACGAGGCGCGCCGCATCGACAACCAGCTCCGCGGACGGGGCGGTCGCCAGGGCGATCCCGGCGGCAGCCGCTTCTACCTTTCCCTCGAGGATGACCTGCTCCGCCTTTTCGGCTCCGACCGAATCCAGGGCCTCATGGGGAAGCTGGGCATGGAGGAGGGCGAGGCCATCGAGCACCCCCTGCTGACGCGCTCCATCGAATCGGCCCAGAAAAAAGTCGAAGAGATGCACTTCGACATCCGCCGTCAGCTCCTCATGTACGACAACGTCATGAATCAGCAGCGCGAGGCCGTCTACGGAGAGCGCCGCACCATCCTCTTCGACGGAGAAATCGTCGACCACACGCGCCAGATCGTCGTCGGCGTCCTCTCGTCCATCCTCGACAGGGCCTTTCCCGAGGAGTCCGACGCCGATCCGGCCTCGGCCAGGCTTCGGATCAAGGGGCTTTTCGGGCCCGGCCTGGATCGTCATCTCGAGGGCGTTATCAGCCGCGACCTTCTCCCCGCCGCCCGAGAGGCCATGACGGAGGAGCTCCGGCGGCGCTTCGAGGCTAAGGTGGAGGAGCTGGGGAAGGAGACGGCGGAGCAGCTCTTCCGCTTCATCACCCTCAACGTCCTTGACAGCCATTGGAAGGAACATCTTCTGGCCATGGACGAGCTTCGCCGGGGCATCGGCCTCCGCGCCATCGGTCAGAAAGATCCGCTGGTGGAGTATCAGTTCGAATCGTACAACCTCTTCCAGGAGATGCTCGACCGCGTCCGCTACTCCGTGGCCGACCTCGCCCTCCGCGTCTCCGTCGTCCGCGAAGAGACACGGCGACGTTCGCCGGAGGGGCTCCACGAGGGGCGAGCCCTCTCCGTTCCCCTTCGTACGGCCGATCAGGAGGCCGCCGATCGGGCAGGCCATACAGAGGCGCGGGAGCCCGTCCGCAGAGGTCCCAAGGTGGGACGCAACGCCCCCTGTCCCTGTGGCAGTGGCCGGAAATACAAGCACTGTTGCGGCAGGAACGAATGA